The proteins below come from a single Actinomycetota bacterium genomic window:
- a CDS encoding LytR family transcriptional regulator has translation MDAVDIIIMAAAGVGLVAFVVLAVIILRQGRSIRELEDRIGPPVPPAAAPSLERVRALTAGAVAAAPAPEAPAADQPAEPARPPTARAQARARTQAGAAAAGAAAAGGAPAPDRAAGDHEVPPPAPAKRARAPEESSGRGFLVGIAVLLALTIIGLGGWWFFLRGDGSSTPGPSAGTQTTATVGDTGEVPEDIPPLANKAAYTVAVLNASDITGAAANKVAPRVQADGYTLGVVDNATKQDLTKSEVQYVTGRKEVAWNLAEDLGITRAVPVNALAQGRIGTADAVVVVGIDLAK, from the coding sequence GTGGACGCGGTCGACATCATCATCATGGCGGCCGCCGGAGTGGGGCTCGTCGCCTTCGTGGTGCTAGCCGTCATCATCCTCCGGCAGGGTCGCTCGATACGGGAACTCGAGGACCGCATCGGTCCGCCGGTTCCCCCGGCTGCCGCTCCCTCGCTCGAGCGCGTGCGTGCCCTCACGGCCGGGGCCGTGGCGGCCGCGCCGGCGCCCGAGGCACCCGCTGCCGACCAGCCCGCCGAGCCGGCCCGTCCGCCGACCGCGCGCGCGCAGGCTCGCGCGCGGACCCAGGCCGGGGCCGCCGCCGCAGGGGCCGCGGCGGCAGGGGGCGCACCGGCCCCCGATCGCGCAGCCGGCGACCACGAGGTGCCGCCGCCGGCACCGGCGAAGCGCGCGCGGGCGCCCGAGGAATCATCGGGGCGCGGGTTCCTGGTGGGCATCGCCGTCTTGCTCGCCCTGACGATAATCGGCCTCGGCGGATGGTGGTTCTTCCTGCGCGGCGACGGCAGCAGCACCCCCGGGCCGTCCGCCGGGACGCAGACCACGGCGACCGTGGGGGACACCGGGGAGGTGCCCGAGGACATCCCGCCCCTTGCCAACAAGGCGGCGTACACCGTTGCCGTGCTCAATGCCAGCGACATCACCGGGGCTGCCGCAAACAAGGTGGCACCGCGCGTGCAGGCCGACGGCTACACGCTCGGGGTGGTGGACAACGCCACGAAGCAGGACCTCACCAAGTCCGAGGTGCAGTACGTGACCGGCCGCAAGGAGGTGGCCTGGAACCTGGCCGAGGACCTCGGCATCACCAGGGCGGTGCCCGTCAACGCGCTGGCGCAGGGGCGTATCGGCACCGCGGACGCGGTGGTCGTGGTGGGTATTGACCTCGCGAAGTAA
- a CDS encoding bifunctional (p)ppGpp synthetase/guanosine-3',5'-bis(diphosphate) 3'-pyrophosphohydrolase produces the protein MAARARRRVIVGPVGTPLADLGLSSSTGDADLEALVREVLGHHPAADAEAIRRAHRYADDKHRDQMRHSGEPYITHPLGVARIAAGLGLDPETIQAALLHDVVEDTGASREDIEAAFGPQVAALVDGVTKLTRIHFESQEERQAENYRKLIISMSSDIRVLLVKLCDRLHNMRTLSYMSKSKQMQKGRETLEVYAPLAHRLGIHSLKWELEDLAFAALHPKRYAEIQQMVNQRRADREEYVAEAGEILRGELRAVGIEPVEIVGRAKHFYSIYEKMTRNGKEFNEIYDLTAMRVIVESVKDCYGAVGIIHSLWKPMPGRFKDFIAMPRLNMYQSLHTTVIGPHGSPLEIQIRTPEMHHTAEYGVAAHWLYKEESRGLAGASGAAAADDKLGWLAGMMDWQQDTSDPGEFMDTLRSDLYSAEVYVFTPKGEVRALPAGSTPLDFAYDVHTDVGHRCVGAKVNGRIVPLTHELESGDFVEVLTSKSPRGPSRDWLGVVQTSKARSKIRSFFSREQREDAEHHGREQLQDALRKAGLPSQRIVGSPLFAQVIQDMGFKRAQDFYVSLGSGKASVQVVVNKIISRLKTDEGAVDPEPALPDMREGRSREVTPSSDLGIEIEGVADVLVRLAKCCKAVPGDDIVGYISLGRGITIHRGDCPNARALMRSPERFTPVAWGGESRQSFRVELAVEAWDRHRLLEDISRTIAENGVNILGANCQVEDHMARHRFVLEMADIDTLRALTSQLRNVDSVFDAYRVTPGT, from the coding sequence ATGGCTGCCAGAGCCCGCCGGCGCGTTATCGTAGGCCCCGTGGGTACTCCGCTTGCAGATCTTGGGCTGTCCTCGTCCACCGGTGATGCCGACCTCGAGGCGCTGGTGCGTGAGGTGCTGGGTCACCACCCGGCGGCTGATGCCGAGGCCATCCGGCGCGCGCACCGCTATGCCGACGACAAGCATCGCGATCAGATGCGGCACTCGGGCGAGCCCTACATCACGCACCCCCTGGGTGTGGCGCGAATCGCCGCCGGCCTCGGCCTCGACCCGGAGACCATCCAGGCCGCGCTGCTGCACGACGTGGTGGAGGACACCGGGGCATCCCGCGAGGACATCGAGGCGGCGTTCGGGCCGCAGGTGGCCGCGCTCGTGGACGGCGTGACCAAGCTCACGCGCATCCACTTCGAGAGCCAGGAGGAGCGGCAGGCCGAGAACTACCGCAAGCTCATCATCTCGATGTCATCCGACATCCGCGTGCTGCTGGTGAAGCTGTGCGATCGGCTGCACAACATGCGCACGCTCTCGTACATGAGCAAGTCGAAGCAGATGCAGAAGGGCCGCGAGACCCTCGAGGTGTATGCCCCGCTCGCGCACCGCCTTGGAATCCACTCGCTCAAGTGGGAGCTCGAGGACCTTGCCTTCGCGGCGCTGCATCCCAAGCGCTACGCCGAGATCCAGCAGATGGTCAACCAGCGCCGTGCCGACCGCGAGGAGTACGTGGCCGAGGCGGGGGAGATCCTGCGCGGTGAGCTCAGGGCGGTGGGAATCGAGCCCGTGGAGATCGTGGGCCGGGCGAAGCACTTCTACTCGATCTACGAGAAGATGACCCGCAATGGCAAGGAGTTCAACGAGATCTACGATCTCACCGCGATGCGGGTGATCGTTGAGTCGGTGAAGGACTGCTACGGCGCGGTCGGCATCATCCACTCGCTCTGGAAGCCCATGCCCGGGCGGTTCAAGGACTTCATCGCCATGCCGCGGCTCAATATGTACCAGTCCCTGCACACCACGGTCATCGGCCCGCACGGCAGCCCGCTCGAGATACAGATCCGCACGCCCGAGATGCACCACACGGCCGAGTACGGCGTGGCCGCGCACTGGCTCTACAAGGAGGAGTCGCGCGGCCTGGCCGGCGCGTCGGGCGCCGCGGCTGCGGACGACAAGCTCGGATGGCTCGCGGGGATGATGGACTGGCAGCAGGACACGTCGGATCCGGGCGAGTTCATGGACACGCTGCGCAGCGACCTCTACTCGGCCGAGGTGTACGTGTTCACGCCCAAGGGCGAGGTGCGGGCGCTGCCTGCGGGATCCACCCCTCTCGACTTCGCCTACGACGTACATACCGACGTCGGGCACCGCTGCGTGGGAGCCAAGGTCAACGGCCGCATCGTGCCGCTCACGCACGAGCTGGAGTCGGGCGACTTCGTGGAGGTACTTACCTCTAAGTCGCCGCGCGGGCCCTCGCGCGACTGGCTCGGCGTGGTGCAGACCTCCAAGGCCCGTTCGAAGATCCGGTCGTTCTTCAGCCGGGAGCAGCGCGAGGATGCCGAGCATCACGGGCGCGAGCAGCTGCAGGACGCCCTGCGCAAGGCGGGGCTGCCCAGCCAGCGCATCGTCGGCTCGCCGCTCTTCGCCCAGGTCATCCAGGACATGGGCTTCAAGCGTGCCCAGGACTTCTACGTCTCCCTGGGGTCGGGCAAGGCCTCCGTGCAGGTGGTGGTCAACAAGATCATCTCCCGGCTCAAGACGGACGAGGGCGCGGTGGATCCCGAGCCGGCGCTGCCCGACATGCGCGAGGGGCGCAGTCGCGAGGTCACGCCGTCGAGCGACCTCGGCATCGAGATCGAGGGTGTGGCCGACGTGCTGGTGCGGCTCGCCAAGTGCTGTAAGGCGGTTCCCGGCGACGACATCGTGGGCTATATCTCGCTGGGTCGCGGCATCACGATCCACCGCGGGGACTGCCCCAACGCCCGCGCCCTCATGCGGAGCCCCGAGCGCTTCACCCCCGTGGCATGGGGAGGGGAAAGCCGCCAGTCGTTCCGCGTGGAACTCGCCGTGGAGGCCTGGGATCGCCACCGGTTGCTGGAGGACATCTCACGCACCATCGCGGAGAACGGGGTGAACATCCTCGGCGCCAACTGCCAGGTCGAGGATCACATGGCCCGGCACCGGTTCGTGCTCGAAATGGCCGACATCGACACCCTCCGCGCGCTCACCAGCCAGTTGCGCAATGTCGACTCGGTGTTCGATGCCTATCGCGTGACGCCGGGCACCTGA
- the secD gene encoding protein translocase subunit SecD, whose amino-acid sequence MPVSTRRRSVLFLLVVIGLVCASIVVIATRPTVLGLDLQGGVEVVLQGKPTRDSEVNAEAIERSVEVIRSRVDAFGVSEPEIQTQGDDQIVATLAGATNPDRVVEDLIRPAQLLFIDYQANFVAQDPSLWKMVQKAQSTTPRPPVEGQASYYLFKKNAAHELVAGPDYEKASLLQDYGGKVPAGTEIATVPEGLVIFSDRQQLDPSKPDSPSRTVHVLMQDEPALTGRDITSAAQSFDTGSTGGNQEPIVTMQFTDRGAQNFQDVTRDLAQRGALRQELQSFAIVLDGKIISNPTVDYRQYPSGISGNNGAQISGNFTTESARTLADQLNSGAIPIRLDVISQKQVSATLGEESLRQGLIAAAAGLFLVVLFLVVYYRLLGVIAAGALIIYTLFYLAVAVLVPITLTLPGIAGAILTIGVAADANVVIFERIREEARAGRNAKSAILTGYSKGISAIIDANVVTFLTAAILFLFSTGGPKGFAFTLMVGVLISLFTAVVVTRVVIETLSNSKVLQNEKAMGITAREPRWKFDFVGKWRLWLAISFVPLAVGAAFIGIKGLNLGLDFNSGTRIAMAFEATQPTEGQVRAVLADEGFPEAKIQATTDSATGRAGFQIQTPTLQPKQLNDLKRNLEADIGTIDERAYQVETVGPTFGRQVVERAGWAILLSFAVIILYLTIRFEYRLALPALLSVIHDVWLAIAIFSLVGYEVTSATVAALLTILGYSLYDVVVVFDRIRENAPLMRNARYKDVVNRSVQETLTRSIITGLTAVFPVLMLFIFGGETLRSFSFALLVGLLTGGVSSILIAAPLAAIWKEHQPEGRKRARKAGKRAARESAAAYDSDVADLEVLARAEAALGDEDSPPSLMVDEEPVAEPAATSEPDAPAPAGAEAAAPAAPGALAPDATPDAPARPQDEAPVAPPRDDVQGTPDAPPKRERRHSQVKKRRRK is encoded by the coding sequence ATGCCGGTGAGCACCCGCCGCCGCTCTGTGCTTTTCCTGCTGGTGGTCATCGGCCTCGTGTGCGCGTCGATCGTGGTGATCGCCACTCGCCCGACCGTGCTCGGCCTCGACCTGCAGGGGGGCGTCGAGGTGGTGCTGCAGGGCAAGCCCACCCGCGACTCCGAGGTGAACGCGGAGGCCATCGAGCGGTCGGTGGAGGTCATCCGCAGCCGCGTCGACGCCTTCGGCGTGTCGGAGCCCGAGATCCAGACGCAGGGCGACGACCAGATCGTCGCAACGCTCGCCGGGGCCACCAACCCCGACCGGGTGGTGGAGGACCTCATCCGGCCCGCGCAACTGCTGTTCATCGACTACCAGGCCAACTTCGTGGCGCAGGACCCGAGCCTGTGGAAGATGGTCCAGAAGGCCCAGAGCACGACTCCGCGCCCGCCGGTGGAGGGCCAGGCCAGCTACTACCTGTTCAAGAAGAACGCGGCGCACGAGCTGGTGGCCGGGCCGGACTACGAGAAAGCCTCGCTGCTGCAGGACTACGGCGGCAAGGTTCCCGCCGGCACGGAGATCGCGACGGTGCCCGAGGGCCTCGTCATCTTCTCCGACCGCCAGCAGCTCGACCCGTCGAAGCCCGACAGCCCGTCACGCACGGTCCACGTGCTCATGCAGGACGAGCCCGCGCTCACGGGTCGTGACATCACGTCCGCGGCGCAGAGCTTCGACACGGGCTCCACCGGCGGCAACCAGGAGCCCATCGTCACCATGCAGTTCACCGACCGGGGCGCGCAGAACTTCCAGGACGTCACGCGCGACCTGGCGCAGCGCGGCGCCCTGCGGCAGGAGCTCCAAAGCTTCGCGATCGTGCTCGACGGCAAGATCATCAGCAATCCCACGGTCGACTACCGCCAGTACCCCAGCGGCATCAGCGGCAACAACGGCGCCCAGATCTCGGGCAACTTCACCACCGAGAGCGCCCGCACGCTGGCCGACCAGCTGAACTCCGGCGCCATCCCGATTCGCCTGGACGTCATCAGCCAGAAGCAGGTGTCGGCCACGCTGGGCGAGGAGTCCCTGCGCCAGGGCCTCATCGCGGCCGCCGCGGGCCTGTTCCTGGTCGTCCTCTTCCTGGTCGTCTATTACCGCCTGCTCGGCGTGATCGCGGCCGGGGCGCTCATCATCTACACGCTCTTCTACCTCGCGGTGGCCGTGCTGGTGCCCATCACCCTCACGCTGCCGGGCATCGCGGGCGCCATCCTCACCATCGGAGTGGCCGCTGACGCCAATGTGGTGATCTTCGAGCGAATACGCGAGGAAGCCCGGGCGGGGCGCAACGCCAAGTCGGCCATCCTCACCGGGTACTCGAAGGGCATCAGCGCCATCATCGACGCCAACGTCGTGACATTCCTCACGGCGGCGATCCTCTTCCTGTTCAGCACGGGCGGCCCGAAGGGCTTCGCCTTCACCCTGATGGTCGGCGTGCTCATCTCGCTGTTCACCGCCGTGGTGGTGACCCGGGTGGTCATCGAGACGCTCTCGAACAGCAAGGTGCTGCAGAACGAGAAGGCGATGGGCATCACCGCCCGAGAGCCGCGCTGGAAGTTCGACTTCGTCGGCAAGTGGCGGCTGTGGCTCGCCATCTCATTCGTGCCGCTGGCCGTCGGCGCGGCGTTCATCGGCATCAAGGGCCTGAACCTGGGCCTCGACTTCAATAGTGGCACGCGCATCGCCATGGCGTTCGAGGCCACGCAGCCCACCGAGGGCCAGGTGCGCGCGGTGCTGGCCGACGAGGGGTTCCCCGAGGCCAAGATCCAGGCCACCACCGACTCGGCCACGGGCAGGGCCGGCTTCCAGATCCAGACGCCCACGCTGCAGCCGAAGCAGCTCAACGACCTCAAGCGCAACCTCGAGGCCGACATCGGCACCATCGACGAGCGCGCATACCAGGTGGAGACCGTCGGCCCCACCTTCGGGAGACAGGTGGTCGAACGCGCGGGCTGGGCGATCCTGCTCTCGTTCGCGGTCATCATCCTCTACCTGACGATCAGGTTCGAGTACCGGCTCGCGCTGCCGGCGCTGCTATCGGTGATCCATGACGTCTGGTTGGCCATCGCGATCTTCTCGCTCGTGGGCTACGAGGTGACAAGCGCCACGGTGGCCGCCCTGCTGACGATCCTCGGGTATTCGTTGTACGACGTCGTTGTGGTGTTCGACCGCATCCGCGAGAACGCGCCGCTCATGCGAAATGCGCGCTACAAGGACGTGGTCAATCGCTCGGTGCAGGAGACGCTCACGCGTTCGATCATCACCGGGTTGACGGCCGTGTTCCCGGTGCTGATGCTCTTCATCTTCGGCGGGGAGACCCTGCGCAGCTTCTCGTTCGCACTGCTCGTGGGCCTGCTCACGGGTGGCGTATCGTCCATCCTCATCGCGGCGCCGCTGGCGGCCATCTGGAAGGAGCACCAGCCCGAGGGCCGGAAGCGCGCGCGCAAGGCGGGCAAGCGGGCCGCCCGGGAGTCGGCGGCCGCCTACGACTCGGACGTCGCCGACCTCGAGGTGCTGGCGCGCGCCGAGGCCGCGCTCGGCGACGAGGACTCGCCGCCGAGCCTGATGGTGGACGAGGAACCCGTGGCCGAGCCCGCCGCGACGAGCGAACCGGACGCACCCGCGCCCGCGGGTGCAGAGGCCGCTGCCCCGGCAGCGCCCGGGGCACTGGCGCCCGATGCGACGCCGGACGCGCCCGCGCGACCGCAGGATGAGGCGCCCGTGGCGCCACCGCGCGATGATGTGCAGGGGACGCCGGATGCGCCGCCCAAGCGGGAGCGCCGGCACAGCCAGGTCAAGAAGCGAAGGAGGAAGTGA
- a CDS encoding AarF/ABC1/UbiB kinase family protein: protein MGRGERRRTLARLREIARVATRHGFGYVFSRRHGGTAGDVDEETAEDRATRGKRLREMLEELGPTFVKFGQLLSTRPDVVPPDVVAELRRLQDSARPEPFEAIRAVVEEDLGLTLEQAFESFDPVPIGSASVGQVHVAQLPGGREVVVKVQRPDAAATLYADIDLLYQLARLTRDRVKRVAFIDLEGLVDEFARTVREELDYRNEARNDEAVRRHFEGNEHVVVPRVHWRQTTGRVLTQDRIKGPTLAHVDLELMSAEERRTLAARLAETWMQMIFGDGMFHADPHPANIVVLGPDEIGLIDFGMVGLLSQEDREAAIRLFTDILGQNTERMPRDLRALGIRYPRELEDEFSRRLQGLMARYVGMSMEELDVREILHELFGIIYELEITLPPRWILLDKALATLAGVALEISNDFNVFETARPYARKLLYARYSPERLAGRVQNDLGRYANALLEYPIQIGELLEEFKDGEVRVAIDLNELNEASNKALVAANRMAIALVAAAVILASGIIGTFVTEGPRLFGLALIGVPGFVAGLVLFGWLVAGMIRSGHW, encoded by the coding sequence GTGGGCCGGGGCGAGCGCAGGAGGACGCTGGCCAGGCTGCGCGAGATCGCGCGGGTCGCTACCAGGCACGGCTTCGGCTACGTGTTCTCCCGCCGCCACGGCGGCACGGCAGGGGACGTCGATGAGGAGACGGCCGAGGACAGGGCCACCCGCGGCAAGCGCCTGCGCGAGATGCTCGAGGAGCTCGGCCCCACCTTCGTGAAGTTCGGGCAGTTGCTATCCACGCGGCCCGACGTGGTGCCGCCCGACGTGGTCGCCGAGCTGCGCAGGCTGCAGGACTCCGCCCGCCCGGAGCCCTTCGAGGCCATTCGCGCGGTGGTCGAGGAGGACCTCGGCCTCACCCTCGAGCAGGCTTTCGAGTCATTCGACCCGGTGCCCATCGGCAGCGCATCGGTAGGCCAGGTGCACGTGGCGCAGCTGCCGGGCGGCCGCGAGGTGGTGGTGAAGGTGCAGCGGCCCGATGCCGCCGCCACCCTCTACGCCGACATCGACCTGCTGTACCAGCTCGCCCGTCTCACGAGGGACCGCGTGAAGCGCGTGGCGTTCATCGACCTCGAGGGCCTGGTGGACGAGTTCGCCAGGACCGTGCGGGAGGAGCTCGACTACCGCAACGAGGCGCGGAACGACGAGGCGGTGCGCCGGCACTTCGAGGGCAACGAGCACGTGGTCGTGCCGCGCGTGCACTGGCGCCAGACCACCGGCCGGGTGCTGACTCAGGACCGCATCAAGGGGCCGACGCTCGCGCACGTGGACCTCGAGCTGATGAGCGCGGAGGAGCGGCGCACGCTGGCCGCCCGGCTGGCCGAGACCTGGATGCAGATGATCTTCGGCGACGGCATGTTCCACGCCGACCCGCACCCCGCGAACATCGTCGTGCTCGGTCCCGACGAGATCGGGCTGATCGACTTCGGCATGGTGGGCCTGCTCTCGCAGGAGGATCGCGAGGCGGCGATCCGCCTGTTCACCGACATCCTCGGCCAGAACACCGAGCGCATGCCGCGCGACCTGCGCGCCCTGGGCATCAGGTACCCGCGCGAGCTTGAGGACGAGTTCTCGCGTCGCCTGCAGGGCCTCATGGCGCGCTATGTGGGCATGAGCATGGAAGAGCTCGACGTGCGGGAGATTCTCCACGAGCTGTTCGGGATCATCTACGAGCTCGAGATCACCCTGCCCCCGCGCTGGATCCTGCTCGACAAGGCGCTGGCCACGCTCGCAGGCGTGGCGCTGGAGATCTCGAACGACTTCAACGTGTTCGAGACGGCCAGGCCGTACGCGCGCAAGCTGCTGTACGCCAGGTACAGCCCGGAGCGGCTCGCGGGGCGCGTGCAGAACGACCTGGGCCGGTACGCAAACGCCCTCCTCGAGTACCCGATACAGATCGGGGAGCTGCTGGAGGAGTTCAAGGACGGCGAGGTACGCGTCGCCATCGACCTGAACGAGCTCAACGAGGCCAGCAACAAGGCGCTCGTGGCCGCCAACCGCATGGCGATCGCCCTGGTGGCGGCGGCGGTGATCCTGGCGTCCGGGATCATCGGCACGTTCGTGACGGAGGGGCCCCGGCTGTTCGGCCTGGCCCTCATCGGGGTGCCCGGGTTCGTCGCCGGCCTCGTGCTGTTCGGGTGGCTCGTGGCGGGGATGATCCGCAGCGGCCACTGGTAG
- the recJ gene encoding single-stranded-DNA-specific exonuclease RecJ, with translation MSAPGDTREMTPPPPPWRTPRVAYADVRRLERELGCSEPMAWILVRRGLAEPDAARAFLSTDGDLADPLAIDGIAEAADRLRQAIGSGEHVAIHGDYDCDGVCSTVILAQALRARGGTVTTFLPSRFTDGYGVSDSTVERLAESGARVLVCVDCGTSNVEALTRATELGMDVVVLDHHLAAGARPPGIIANPALGRGMDALPAAAGVVFDVVRVLAHGDEGLLGGDPEEGVDLAGLATVADAMPLVDGNRRLVHRAVQSIRRGERPGIVALLAAAGQGYRGITPRGLSFTLAPAINAAGRLDEASRALDLMIETDPARAREMADALWALNARRREVERQVTAEAIATVEAAGELQPVTVVAGEGWHEGVVGIVASRLVERFGRPAIVLSTDGADAKGSGRSLPGLDLHAIVADASDPLTRWGGHSGAVGVSLASGDIPAFRDALAASAAGRSADIARARTREVDAVVAGADLTLAIAEELEALAPFGRGNPEPRIVVPGCAVSAISRVGEGRHLKARLSAGGVGVPAIGFSMGRRAEGLTGDADDARYDAVAKLEVERWQDTMGPRVSLDDLVLLPAGPVVAGHCADSCDVACGLRVAPVAIRDMVAEPFGAPAPVKGAQAPVEVRDRRGEGRGLPLICALAGADRGVVAVVADVPRRRAALSDVLNPGRLGVDVAVLGGGRCDAEAVRARLAMARGGPVLALLDYAALEDVPLPSDVHVVAVDPPMTDVQADWLRVASAGRTVHLAWGAEEADLALRVALADLAVRDVARSLWPGLSAHDRGLPWGPECDRLLAGDGPVSRSPRSVAIALAALADAGLVRVGDDGLAVVQGAPPADIESGAVGLRAAALADEARVMAARSATVDVLGSVPEWLPEPAGALS, from the coding sequence TTGAGCGCCCCTGGCGACACCCGTGAGATGACCCCGCCGCCACCGCCGTGGCGCACCCCGCGGGTGGCGTATGCCGACGTACGACGCCTCGAGCGCGAGCTGGGCTGCTCGGAGCCCATGGCGTGGATACTGGTGCGCCGCGGGCTCGCCGAGCCCGACGCCGCCCGGGCCTTCCTCTCCACCGATGGAGACCTCGCGGACCCCCTCGCGATAGACGGCATCGCCGAGGCCGCCGATCGCCTCCGCCAGGCGATCGGCTCGGGCGAGCACGTGGCCATTCATGGCGACTACGACTGCGACGGGGTGTGCTCAACGGTGATCCTCGCGCAGGCGCTGCGCGCACGGGGCGGCACCGTCACCACCTTCCTGCCCAGCAGGTTCACCGACGGCTACGGCGTATCGGATTCAACGGTGGAGCGCCTGGCCGAGTCCGGCGCGCGGGTGCTCGTGTGCGTCGATTGCGGCACCTCGAACGTCGAGGCACTCACCCGCGCGACCGAGCTGGGCATGGACGTCGTGGTGCTCGACCACCACCTCGCGGCGGGCGCCCGCCCGCCGGGCATAATCGCCAACCCGGCCCTCGGGCGCGGCATGGACGCCCTTCCCGCCGCGGCCGGCGTGGTGTTCGACGTGGTGCGGGTGCTCGCGCACGGCGACGAGGGTCTGCTCGGCGGTGACCCGGAGGAGGGCGTCGACCTGGCGGGCCTCGCCACGGTCGCCGACGCCATGCCGCTCGTGGATGGCAACCGGCGCCTGGTGCACCGCGCCGTGCAGTCGATCCGGCGTGGCGAGCGCCCGGGCATCGTGGCGCTGCTCGCCGCCGCCGGGCAGGGCTACCGCGGCATCACCCCGCGCGGGCTGTCGTTCACACTCGCGCCCGCCATCAACGCCGCGGGTCGGCTCGATGAGGCGTCGCGCGCGCTCGACCTGATGATCGAAACCGACCCGGCGCGCGCGCGGGAGATGGCCGATGCGCTCTGGGCGCTCAATGCGCGGCGGCGCGAGGTGGAGCGGCAGGTGACGGCAGAGGCCATCGCCACAGTGGAGGCCGCGGGCGAGCTGCAGCCGGTCACGGTGGTGGCGGGCGAGGGCTGGCACGAGGGCGTGGTGGGCATCGTGGCCTCGCGCCTGGTGGAGCGCTTCGGCCGCCCGGCCATCGTGCTCTCCACCGATGGGGCCGATGCCAAGGGATCCGGGCGCAGCCTTCCCGGTCTCGACCTGCACGCGATCGTGGCAGATGCCAGCGACCCGCTCACCCGTTGGGGCGGGCACTCAGGGGCCGTGGGCGTGTCGCTGGCGTCGGGTGACATCCCGGCCTTCCGCGACGCGCTGGCGGCGTCCGCGGCCGGTCGCAGCGCCGACATCGCCCGCGCTCGCACGCGCGAGGTGGATGCCGTCGTCGCGGGCGCCGACCTCACGCTCGCCATCGCCGAGGAGCTCGAGGCCCTCGCGCCCTTCGGGCGGGGAAATCCGGAGCCCCGCATCGTGGTGCCGGGCTGCGCGGTGTCGGCCATCTCCCGCGTGGGGGAGGGGCGCCACCTGAAGGCGCGCCTATCGGCCGGAGGCGTGGGCGTGCCCGCGATCGGGTTCTCCATGGGCCGCCGTGCCGAGGGGCTCACCGGGGACGCCGACGATGCCCGCTATGACGCCGTGGCGAAGCTCGAGGTGGAGCGCTGGCAGGACACCATGGGTCCCCGGGTGTCGCTCGACGACCTCGTGCTGCTGCCGGCAGGGCCTGTGGTGGCGGGCCACTGCGCCGATTCCTGCGACGTCGCGTGCGGCCTGCGCGTGGCGCCCGTGGCGATCAGGGACATGGTGGCCGAACCGTTCGGAGCACCGGCGCCGGTGAAGGGCGCGCAGGCGCCGGTGGAGGTGCGCGATCGCCGGGGGGAGGGGCGGGGGCTGCCGCTCATCTGCGCGCTCGCCGGCGCCGACCGCGGTGTGGTCGCCGTGGTGGCCGACGTGCCACGGCGTCGCGCGGCGCTGTCCGACGTGCTGAACCCCGGGCGCCTCGGCGTGGACGTCGCGGTGCTCGGCGGCGGCAGATGCGACGCCGAGGCGGTGCGCGCGCGGCTGGCCATGGCGCGCGGTGGCCCCGTGCTGGCCCTGCTCGACTACGCCGCCCTCGAGGATGTCCCCCTGCCGTCCGACGTGCACGTGGTGGCCGTCGACCCGCCGATGACCGATGTCCAGGCCGACTGGCTGCGCGTGGCGTCCGCCGGGCGCACCGTGCACCTCGCGTGGGGGGCCGAGGAGGCCGACCTGGCCCTCCGGGTCGCGCTGGCCGACCTCGCGGTGCGCGACGTCGCGCGGTCGCTGTGGCCCGGCCTGTCTGCACATGATCGGGGACTGCCGTGGGGCCCGGAGTGCGACCGCCTGCTGGCAGGGGATGGTCCGGTCTCGAGGTCACCGCGATCGGTGGCCATCGCCCTGGCTGCGCTCGCCGACGCCGGCCTCGTGCGCGTAGGGGACGACGGGCTGGCGGTGGTGCAGGGCGCCCCGCCGGCCGACATCGAGTCGGGTGCCGTGGGCCTGCGCGCGGCGGCCCTGGCCGACGAGGCACGCGTGATGGCGGCACGATCGGCCACCGTGGACGTGCTCGGCAGCGTCCCGGAATGGCTGCCAGAGCCCGCCGGCGCGTTATCGTAG